DNA sequence from the Sulfurimonas sediminis genome:
AGTACTTAAACGTTTCCGTCCACGTGCTCGTGGTATGGCGTCTGGTATTCGTAAACCAACAGCACATATCTTAGTAGAAGTAGAGGGTAAATAGTATGGGTCAAAAAGTTAATCCTATTGGTTTACGTCTTGGAATCAACCGTAACTGGGAATCAAGATGGTTTCCTAACTTTAAAACAGCTCCTGCTGCTTTAGGTGAAGATCACAAGATAAGAACATATTTGAAAAAAGAGCTTTACTATGCTGGTGTTTCCAACATCATCATTGAAAGAACAGTAAAAAGACTTCGTGTAACTATTGTTGCAGCGCGTCCTGGTATTATCATCGGGAAAAAAGGTGCGGATATAGAGAAGCTGAAAACTGCTGTACAAAAACTTGTCGGTAAAGCAATATCAATCAATATCAAAGAAGAGAAAAAAGCACAGACTTCGGCACAACTTGTCGCTGAGAATGTTGCTACTCAGTTAGAGCGTCGTGTTGCATTCCGTAGAGCTATGAAAAAAGTTATGCAGGGTGCGCAGCGTTCTGGTGCAAAAGGTATCAAAGTTGCAGTTGCAGGTCGTTTGGGCGGTGCTGAAATGGCAAGAACTGAATGGTATTTGGAAGGACGTGTTCCTCTTCATACTCTTCGTGCAAAAATTGATTACGGTTTTGCCGAGGCACATACTACATACGGTATTATCGGTGTTAAAGTATGGATCTTCAAAGGTGAGGTACTGACTAAAGGTATTCCTGCAGAAGCCAAAGAAGAGAAAAAAGAGCGTCGTGGTAGAAAACCAGCCAGACGTGAAAATAGTGAAAAGGCTGAATAATCATGTTAATGCCAAAAAGAACAAAATATCGTAAAGTAATGAAAGGACGTAACCGCGGTTACGCTCGTTCCGGTTATAAATTATCTTTTGGTGACATCGCATTTAAAGCGGTAGAAGCCGGTCGTATCAACTCTCGTCAGATTGAGTCGGCTCGTATTTCTGCAACACGTCACATTAAAAGACAAGGTAAGATTTGGATTCGTGTGTTCCCTGCCAAGCCGTTAACTGCAAAACCTCTTGAAACTCGTATGGGTAAAGGTAAGGGTGCAGTGGATCAGTGGGTAATGAACATTAAACCAGGTCGTATAATCTTTGAAATGGGTGGTGTACCTGAAGAGATTGCTCGTGAAGCATTAACTCTTGCTATGCACAAACTTCCATTCAAATGTAAAATTGTTACTGCGGAGATGAACAATGAAATATTCTGATTTAGCAGATAAAAATGCAGCAGAGCTTCAGGCGATGCTCAAAGAGAAAAAAACAGAACTGTTTACTTTAAAAATTAAACAAAAAATGATGCAATTACAAAATACTAGCGAACTTCGTGTTGCTAAAAAAGATATTGCTAGAATCAATACTGCACTTGCTGCAGTAGCAAAGTAGGGGCGGGCGATGGCTAATAAGCGTGAAATTCAAGGTAACGTAATTAAAATTGCAGGCGATAAAACAGTAACTGTACTGGTTGAGCGTCGTGTAATGCATCCTCGTTACCATAAAGTTGTAAAACGTTTCAAAAAGTACCTGGTACATGATGAGCGTAATGAAGTAAAAGTAGGAGACGAGATTATTGCAATCGAGTGTCGTCCGCTTTCTAAGACTAAATCTTTTAGACTTAAATCAGTTGTAAAAGGAGCGTAGTAGTATGATACAAGGTTTTACTCGTTTAAATGTAGCTGATAATACAGGTGCTAAAGAGATTATGTGTATTAAGGTACTTGGCGGTTCCAAGCGTCGTTATGCATCAGTGGGTGACGTTATCGTTGCTTCTGTAAAAAAAGCGATTCCGACTGCCAAAGTTAAAAAAGGTAAAGTTGTAAAAGCTGTTGTTGTAAGAACTCATAAAGAAGTCCAACGTGAAAACGGTTCTTTAATCCGTTTTGATGACAATGCGGCAGTTATACTTGATGACAAGAGAGAACCTATCGGTACTCGTATTTTCGGACCAATCGGTCGTGAAGTACGTTACGCAGGATTCATGAAAATTGTATCTCTTGCTCCGGAGGTTGTGTAATGGCAAAATTTAACTTTAAAAAAGGCGATATGGTAGAAATTATCGCGGGCGATGACAAAGGTACAAAAGCAGCTGTACTTGCGGTATTTCCTAAGAAAAACAAGGTAATCGTTGAGGGTTGTAAAATAGCGAAAAAAGCTATCAAACCAACTGAAGAGAATACAAAAGGCGGGCATATCAAAAAAGAGATGCCAATCGATGTTTCAAACGTACGCAAAGTGGAGGCATAACAGATGGCTCGTTTAAAAGAAAAATATTTAGCGCTTAAGCCGGAAATTCAAGCAGCTTTAGATATCAAAAATGTAATGCAGATTCCTGAATTTGACAAAATTGTTATCTCTGTCGGTGCTGGTTTTGCTATGAAAGATAACAAACTCATTAAAAACATTGAAGATACTATCACTACTATAGCCGGTCAAAAAGCTTCTACTGTAATTGCTAAGAAATCTGTTGCAGGTTTTAAAGTACGTGAAGGTATGCCTGTAGGTGTGCGTGTAACACTTCGTGGTGAAAATATGTATAACTTCTTCGATCGCC
Encoded proteins:
- the rpsC gene encoding 30S ribosomal protein S3, whose translation is MGQKVNPIGLRLGINRNWESRWFPNFKTAPAALGEDHKIRTYLKKELYYAGVSNIIIERTVKRLRVTIVAARPGIIIGKKGADIEKLKTAVQKLVGKAISINIKEEKKAQTSAQLVAENVATQLERRVAFRRAMKKVMQGAQRSGAKGIKVAVAGRLGGAEMARTEWYLEGRVPLHTLRAKIDYGFAEAHTTYGIIGVKVWIFKGEVLTKGIPAEAKEEKKERRGRKPARRENSEKAE
- the rplP gene encoding 50S ribosomal protein L16, whose translation is MLMPKRTKYRKVMKGRNRGYARSGYKLSFGDIAFKAVEAGRINSRQIESARISATRHIKRQGKIWIRVFPAKPLTAKPLETRMGKGKGAVDQWVMNIKPGRIIFEMGGVPEEIAREALTLAMHKLPFKCKIVTAEMNNEIF
- the rpmC gene encoding 50S ribosomal protein L29; the encoded protein is MKYSDLADKNAAELQAMLKEKKTELFTLKIKQKMMQLQNTSELRVAKKDIARINTALAAVAK
- the rpsQ gene encoding 30S ribosomal protein S17, whose protein sequence is MANKREIQGNVIKIAGDKTVTVLVERRVMHPRYHKVVKRFKKYLVHDERNEVKVGDEIIAIECRPLSKTKSFRLKSVVKGA
- the rplN gene encoding 50S ribosomal protein L14 — translated: MIQGFTRLNVADNTGAKEIMCIKVLGGSKRRYASVGDVIVASVKKAIPTAKVKKGKVVKAVVVRTHKEVQRENGSLIRFDDNAAVILDDKREPIGTRIFGPIGREVRYAGFMKIVSLAPEVV
- the rplX gene encoding 50S ribosomal protein L24; amino-acid sequence: MAKFNFKKGDMVEIIAGDDKGTKAAVLAVFPKKNKVIVEGCKIAKKAIKPTEENTKGGHIKKEMPIDVSNVRKVEA
- the rplE gene encoding 50S ribosomal protein L5, whose product is MARLKEKYLALKPEIQAALDIKNVMQIPEFDKIVISVGAGFAMKDNKLIKNIEDTITTIAGQKASTVIAKKSVAGFKVREGMPVGVRVTLRGENMYNFFDRLVSIALPRVKDFRGVPRNGFDGRGNYNFGLQEQLIFPEISYDSIMQIHGMNITIVTSADSDKAAFTLLEKMGMPFSKGSN